The sequence ATGGCCACCGCCCAGGCCGCGGCGGTGCGGGCCGACGTCGGTCAGCTCCTCCTCTACACGCCGGTCGTGCACCCGCACGAGTTCGACTCGGCGATCAGCTACCTCGTCCGCCGCCTCGAGGAGAACGCGTCGCCCGAGAACTTCCTGTCGGGGGCCTTCGACCTCGGGTCCGACCCCGAGGTCTTCGAGCGCGAGAAGGGGCGGTTCCTGGCCTCGCTCGACGCCCTCGACGACCGGGTGCCCCGGCCGAACCGCCGCCAGGACCGGACGCGGCGCCTCGACCTCGGCGTGCCGACGGCGGGCTTCGTGAACGCCGCCGACACCGATCCGTCGCTCGAGTCGAACCGCACGTGGGCGAGACGGATCCTGCGGCGGTCGAGCACTTCCGAACTGGGCGTCGAGACCGTCGAGGAGGCCTGGGTCGACGACCGCGGGCGCCTGGAGGCGATCGTCGCCGGCGTCCGGGAGGCCGGCGTGAAGTGGGGGCGAGAAGACGCCGCCACGCGCGCCGAGCTGCTCGACCTGGTCGGGCAGGGCCTCGCCGCGCACCGCGCCGAGCTGATCGAGGTCATGACGAGCGAGACCGGCAAGACCATCGCCGAGGGCGACCCGGAGGTGAGCGAGGCCGTCGACTTCGCCTTCTACTACGCGGAGCAGGCCAGGGGACTCGACTCGCTCGACGGAGCCGTCGCCGTGCCGCCGCGGCTCACGGTGGTCGCGCCGCCCTGGAACTTCCCCGTGTCGATCGCGGTCGGCGGCGTGCTGGCCGCCCTCGCGGTGGGCAGCGGCGTCATCCTGAAGCCCGCCCCGCAGGCGCACCGCACCGCTGCCGTCGTGGCCGAGATCCTCTGGAAGGCGGGAGTGCCGGCGTCGCTGCTGGCGCTGGTCGACCTCGACGAGAGCGAGCTCGGCGAGCACCTCGTCGCGCACCCCGCGGTCGACCGCGTGATCCTGACCGGGTCGTTCGAGACGGCGGCCCTGTTCCGATCATGGCGACCCGACCTGCCGCTGCAGGCCGAGACGAGCGGCAAGAACGCCATCGTGGTCACGCCGAGCGCCGACCTCGATCTCGCAGTGGCCGACATCGTCCAGAGCGCCTTCGGCCACGCCGGTCAGAAGTGCTCGGCGGCGTCGCTCGTGATCCTCGTCGGATCGGTCGGTCAGAGCGACCGCTTCCGCCGGCAGCTCGTCGACGCCGTCTCCAGCCTCCGCGTCGGGTACCCCGACGTCCCGACGACGCGCATGGGGCCGCTCATCGACCCGCCGCAGGGCAAGCTCGAGCGGGGGCTCCGCACGCTGGCCGACGGCGAGTCCTGGCTCCTCCGGCCGCAGCCCCTCGACGACACCGAGGTGCTCTGGAGCCCCGGCATCCGCGACGGCGTCGAGCCCGGGAGCGAGTTTCACCTGACCGAGTACTTCGGCCCGGTCCTCGGCGTCATGCGCGCCGACTCGCTCGCCCAGGCGATCGAGTGGCAGAACGCGGTCGACTACGGCCTGACCGCCGGCCTCCACTCGCTCGACGTCGGCGAGATCGCCATCTGGGCGTCCGGAGTCCAGGCGGGCAACCTCTACATCAACCGCACGACCACCGGCGCGATCGTGGAGCGTCAGCCCTTCGGCGGCTGGAAGCGCTCCACCGTCGGGACGGGCGCGAAGGCCGGCGGCCCCGACCAGCTGATCGGCCTCTCCTCGTGGCGGCGCGACGGCCACGAGCCCGCGTCGTCGCTCAGTCTGCGCGGCGTGCCCGATGCCGGGGTGCGGATCATCGAGGCGACGCGGTCGGTCCTGACCTTCGGCGAGTTCGACTTCGTCCGGTCGGGCAGCGCCAGCGACCTCCGGGCCTGGAACGACC is a genomic window of Frondihabitans peucedani containing:
- a CDS encoding bifunctional proline dehydrogenase/L-glutamate gamma-semialdehyde dehydrogenase; this encodes MSDAPPADLATETIETVRRWLAASEGVRVDPSAARLAGVLRDPAGLDFTLGFVDRVVRPEDIHVAARSLEELSRSIPSFLPWFLRAAISAGGGLASGAPWPTVPLARKALRRMVEHLIVDATPSRLGSSLSRLRADGARLNLNLLGEAVLGEAESDRRLEETRELLARDDVDYVSIKVSAVASQLSLWAFEETSDRLVARLLPLFELAASAETTKFINLDMEEYHDLDLTIDVFTRILDSPSMLHLEAGIVLQAYLPDSLGALQLLTEWSRSRVARGGAPIKVRIVKGANLAMERVDAAVHGWPLATWPSKIETDTNYKRLLNWALTPDNAAAVKIGVAGHNLFDVAYAHSLAKRRMVTSRVDFEMLLGMATAQAAAVRADVGQLLLYTPVVHPHEFDSAISYLVRRLEENASPENFLSGAFDLGSDPEVFEREKGRFLASLDALDDRVPRPNRRQDRTRRLDLGVPTAGFVNAADTDPSLESNRTWARRILRRSSTSELGVETVEEAWVDDRGRLEAIVAGVREAGVKWGREDAATRAELLDLVGQGLAAHRAELIEVMTSETGKTIAEGDPEVSEAVDFAFYYAEQARGLDSLDGAVAVPPRLTVVAPPWNFPVSIAVGGVLAALAVGSGVILKPAPQAHRTAAVVAEILWKAGVPASLLALVDLDESELGEHLVAHPAVDRVILTGSFETAALFRSWRPDLPLQAETSGKNAIVVTPSADLDLAVADIVQSAFGHAGQKCSAASLVILVGSVGQSDRFRRQLVDAVSSLRVGYPDVPTTRMGPLIDPPQGKLERGLRTLADGESWLLRPQPLDDTEVLWSPGIRDGVEPGSEFHLTEYFGPVLGVMRADSLAQAIEWQNAVDYGLTAGLHSLDVGEIAIWASGVQAGNLYINRTTTGAIVERQPFGGWKRSTVGTGAKAGGPDQLIGLSSWRRDGHEPASSLSLRGVPDAGVRIIEATRSVLTFGEFDFVRSGSASDLRAWNDHYAASRDAAGLGIERNVSRYRPHPVILRLSTDGRMADLVRLVAAAAVAGAPVTISTAQPLPATLVQVLRATDTPVHVDEIVVENEGLWLARAAAGLLQRHEEPPVEDDLALIERATRDSGLLQLGLPNTVALDRAALLEADPTTVLDGPGPGSYRGLRVRLIGGDPAALARAVGGSCDVSIYSDEVTESGRLELRPFLREQAVSMTAHRFGNPVAELAALRL